The following proteins come from a genomic window of Nostoc sp. ATCC 53789:
- a CDS encoding carboxypeptidase regulatory-like domain-containing protein, translating into MLYQPSVSPPPITIIQSENGSCKTQSDTRISQEHKVFAGAISTPSPPETLPPEFSTDKSQDSCKVDDENITASNITTENALDSDTKQLSQQVVAQSITPSAASQHSAIRDIKSTLRDIRDAAHNHDAKNPISPDKEQKINNNIVIPNSPSSDVLKSSTGKNNPPANPPINNILAEAKSLLLGVFINGQEVGSLEVIPEEGKLLIPLSDFAQIAGFTVENIDVGKTQLKTPLGVVTVTESDLKKINGITYIRDTFLKEKLLTEIELKTSDLALNVDLPWRRGSGESSNQAIDLKPEVRPPSSGLSNFRQELNYYSNSGNTNWRSSSLLGGRLGGGAWRLRLENDFVNSPQLSEYFYFKRSGRMLYQIGRQQIGLNPLATNLNLTGAQIGYTNLPADRFNTGYSANELLPRRSQPIQTFRGVVPPASFVQLRVSGVVIAQRQVGLSGEYEFADVNLPTGQSNDIELFVFDRNNFSVPTEIRSLRLNASDLLLPSGGNVQLAGIGLTGNYIQNNLLDDFPSTQSGQLAGFYQIRQGISDNLTLESSVQLLPDTTQAQAGFAWRLASPVILSANVGSSSGELGYTANLDIQLERLQILGVSELYPTGYFSSSNDRLRDRKNNALDVRYKFSNNLSLGFIARSYQNQSDSSNYILPTFSFRPLSNLSLRGTPDYFGNYSLNAFYQPTRNSRLSFNSFGDIYSTDFGYNLSRDYLVSFGTESGGDLATRYTLGLNYSSPSLYGLSWRLGLGYRDGEVGPVVGASMRIVPGLFASIDYQGIPSRNRNILGGIGDDRLTISLVSDLSFAGGRVSPAEYSTVSKDRGAIAGRMVVQGDRNGADLGGGIINVYDNRGRSVGTAKIDAQGNFFVGNLREGVYVIALDPDELPIEVAVRKTSIVAEVAGAAVTQLDFPVRLEYGMAGKITDVAGQPIPNVEVELVDAQGKRVVSSVTDQFGLYRLDAVPVGNYTLRVPVQDGIASSNTLPKLEIAINKEFIYDQNLQLPIAAAAKETQEKKETQEK; encoded by the coding sequence ATGCTCTACCAACCTTCAGTATCTCCTCCACCAATTACAATTATACAGTCAGAGAATGGTTCTTGTAAAACGCAGTCAGATACCCGCATTAGTCAAGAACATAAAGTATTTGCCGGAGCAATTTCAACTCCTTCACCACCAGAAACATTACCACCTGAGTTTTCCACGGATAAATCACAGGATTCTTGCAAGGTAGATGATGAAAACATTACAGCTAGTAACATAACTACTGAAAATGCTTTAGATTCTGACACCAAGCAACTTAGTCAACAGGTTGTAGCTCAAAGTATCACACCCTCAGCAGCGTCTCAGCATTCAGCTATTCGTGACATCAAAAGTACTCTAAGAGATATCAGAGATGCTGCTCATAATCATGATGCAAAAAATCCGATCTCTCCTGATAAGGAACAAAAGATTAACAATAATATAGTTATTCCAAATTCTCCTAGCAGTGATGTTTTAAAAAGCTCAACGGGTAAGAATAATCCTCCGGCAAATCCTCCTATTAATAATATCTTGGCGGAAGCTAAAAGTTTATTGTTGGGAGTATTCATTAATGGACAGGAAGTTGGAAGTTTAGAAGTTATTCCAGAGGAAGGAAAATTATTAATTCCACTGTCTGATTTTGCCCAAATTGCTGGATTTACGGTTGAAAATATTGATGTCGGTAAAACCCAACTGAAAACACCTTTAGGTGTAGTAACTGTTACAGAGTCAGATTTGAAAAAAATTAATGGTATTACCTATATTCGGGATACTTTTTTAAAAGAAAAATTACTTACCGAGATAGAGCTAAAAACTTCAGATTTAGCTTTGAATGTTGATTTACCTTGGCGCAGAGGTAGTGGAGAATCGAGCAATCAGGCAATTGACCTCAAGCCTGAAGTTAGACCTCCTAGTAGTGGTTTATCTAATTTCCGGCAAGAGTTAAATTATTACAGTAATTCTGGTAATACAAACTGGCGTAGTTCTTCTCTTTTGGGTGGGCGTTTGGGAGGTGGTGCGTGGCGGTTACGTTTAGAGAATGATTTTGTTAACTCACCTCAACTAAGTGAATATTTTTACTTTAAACGCTCAGGGCGAATGCTTTATCAAATAGGTCGCCAACAAATTGGGTTGAATCCTTTAGCTACTAACCTCAATTTGACAGGAGCACAGATTGGTTATACTAATCTACCTGCCGACAGGTTTAATACAGGTTATAGTGCTAATGAGCTTCTACCAAGACGTTCCCAACCTATACAAACATTTCGTGGTGTAGTTCCCCCAGCCAGTTTTGTTCAGTTAAGAGTTAGTGGCGTTGTGATTGCTCAACGGCAGGTAGGACTAAGTGGAGAATACGAATTTGCGGATGTCAATTTGCCTACTGGTCAAAGTAATGATATTGAACTGTTTGTATTTGACCGCAATAATTTCAGTGTACCTACAGAAATTCGTTCTTTAAGACTCAATGCTTCAGATTTATTGTTACCATCTGGCGGTAATGTGCAGCTAGCCGGAATAGGATTAACTGGTAACTATATCCAAAATAATTTATTGGATGATTTTCCTTCGACTCAATCAGGTCAGCTCGCTGGATTTTATCAGATACGCCAGGGTATATCTGATAATTTAACGTTGGAAAGCTCTGTACAATTATTACCTGATACTACACAAGCACAGGCAGGTTTTGCTTGGCGTTTGGCAAGTCCTGTAATTTTATCAGCGAATGTCGGTAGTTCTAGCGGTGAATTAGGTTATACGGCTAATTTGGATATTCAGTTGGAGCGTTTGCAAATTTTAGGAGTTTCTGAATTATATCCAACAGGCTATTTTAGCAGCAGTAACGATCGCTTACGCGATCGCAAGAACAACGCTCTAGATGTCAGATATAAATTCAGTAATAATTTGAGTTTAGGCTTTATTGCCCGTAGTTACCAAAACCAAAGTGATTCAAGTAATTACATTCTGCCAACTTTTTCATTCCGTCCATTGTCTAACTTGTCTTTGAGAGGTACACCAGATTATTTTGGCAACTATTCATTAAATGCCTTTTACCAACCAACAAGAAATAGCAGATTATCTTTTAACTCTTTTGGTGATATCTATTCAACAGATTTTGGCTATAACCTAAGCCGTGATTATTTAGTATCCTTCGGGACTGAATCGGGTGGTGATTTAGCGACTCGTTACACTTTGGGACTGAATTATAGCTCTCCTAGCCTTTATGGTCTGAGTTGGCGCTTAGGACTAGGATATAGAGATGGAGAAGTTGGGCCGGTTGTAGGTGCTAGTATGCGGATAGTGCCAGGATTATTCGCCTCAATTGATTATCAAGGCATCCCCTCTAGAAATAGAAACATTCTTGGTGGCATTGGGGACGATCGCCTGACCATATCCTTAGTATCAGATTTATCATTTGCTGGCGGTAGAGTGTCACCGGCTGAATATAGCACAGTTAGCAAAGACAGAGGAGCGATCGCTGGACGAATGGTTGTTCAAGGTGACAGAAATGGTGCAGATCTTGGTGGCGGTATTATAAATGTTTACGATAACCGTGGTCGCAGTGTCGGTACAGCTAAAATAGATGCTCAAGGTAATTTCTTTGTCGGTAACTTGCGAGAAGGTGTCTATGTAATTGCACTAGACCCAGACGAATTACCAATTGAAGTTGCTGTGCGGAAAACTTCTATAGTTGCGGAAGTAGCAGGTGCAGCTGTGACTCAATTAGATTTCCCCGTTAGATTAGAATATGGTATGGCAGGCAAAATTACTGATGTGGCAGGTCAGCCAATACCAAATGTGGAAGTAGAACTAGTTGATGCTCAAGGCAAACGAGTAGTATCATCTGTGACTGATCAATTTGGTCTTTACCGTCTAGATGCCGTTCCTGTTGGTAACTATACATTGCGTGTTCCTGTTCAAGATGGCATCGCCAGCAGCAACACTTTACCAAAATTAGAAATAGCAATTAATAAAGAGTTTATATACGACCAAAATCTGCAATTACCGATTGCCGCAGCCGCTAAGGAAACTCAGGAGAAAAAAGAAACTCAAGAAAAATAA
- a CDS encoding fimbria/pilus periplasmic chaperone has translation MLPKSINIALGVIGALALSIPPAMAINVGVSPPRFHIDMNSNKTRSQAVRVLNLDSQPVELKVYVQSWMMNEENKVQIVPPKEQSLEQWIVFTPSRFTIPPGGSQTVRFAIRPRVKPQSGEHRAVLYFEEIPRTTSRTKNVTLIGKLGVAIYGYVGDIKKIGVLNSVSVNTKPNALNAVFDISSQGNAYVQMQGQYAIWPAAKYPGVEATKPIANLEKPEDKKTGPLVDVGFLPTTPILPDSRRRVLLPITKNLPPGNYVLDINGELNGVAIKKGIPFTVPINAPLANNINTQTQPASQKLRNSLKNPQHRR, from the coding sequence ATCTTGCCAAAATCAATAAATATTGCCTTGGGTGTAATCGGAGCATTAGCTCTAAGTATACCTCCTGCAATGGCAATTAATGTTGGTGTGAGTCCACCCAGATTTCACATAGATATGAACAGTAACAAAACACGTTCTCAAGCTGTTCGTGTTTTAAACCTTGATTCTCAACCAGTTGAGCTTAAGGTTTATGTGCAATCGTGGATGATGAATGAGGAAAATAAAGTGCAAATAGTTCCTCCTAAAGAGCAATCTTTAGAGCAGTGGATTGTTTTTACTCCTTCTAGATTTACAATTCCACCAGGTGGCTCACAAACTGTTCGTTTCGCCATCCGTCCTAGAGTTAAGCCCCAATCCGGGGAACATCGGGCAGTACTTTATTTTGAAGAGATACCTCGGACTACTTCAAGGACTAAAAATGTAACTTTAATTGGCAAACTAGGAGTTGCAATATACGGTTATGTAGGAGATATCAAGAAAATTGGTGTCTTAAATTCTGTAAGCGTAAATACTAAACCTAATGCTCTCAATGCCGTATTTGATATTTCTAGTCAAGGTAACGCATACGTACAGATGCAAGGTCAATATGCTATCTGGCCGGCTGCTAAATATCCAGGTGTTGAGGCGACAAAACCCATAGCTAATTTAGAAAAACCAGAGGACAAAAAGACTGGGCCTTTAGTGGATGTAGGGTTTTTACCTACAACACCAATTTTACCTGATAGCCGTCGTAGAGTTTTGCTACCAATTACTAAAAACTTACCCCCTGGTAATTATGTCTTGGATATAAATGGTGAACTAAATGGTGTAGCGATTAAAAAAGGCATACCTTTTACAGTGCCCATTAATGCTCCACTGGCTAATAATATCAACACTCAAACTCAGCCTGCTTCTCAAAAATTAAGAAATTCTCTCAAAAATCCTCAGCATCGCAGATAA
- a CDS encoding pre-peptidase C-terminal domain-containing protein: MPTYSGFTDPGSTTATALNTATYIGGSLTSTSNTFQDSLSNLDTNDYYKFTLSSSSIVTLSLDGLAANSNANLILTDSNGSTITAPGLSGNASENIRFTLNNQAPNTYYARIYLVTGAVSTTYNLTLSAEAIQDSGISDNTIALANTNRDISGFVNGGSYSGTDFVASSGFVTDISDYYKFTLNNNGTININLNPSSGNADIQLLNSSGQSFQPAATSTQTGINQDSINRSLAAGSYYIQVYGAADSTNYNLQVNFTADAPDQGGNTVANASVVSLPATISDLVNTIDTQDYYKFTLNSTALVDIRFTSLSADANLTLQDQNGNGIVPTTNQSGTTLDAIRRSLNPGTYNILVSRGAGTTTANYTLSAVAQTIGPDQAGNNQGAAQNLGTLNGSISRSEFVGTIDFDDYYKFNLNTSSSFNLSLSGLSDNADVRLFNSVNTQIAISNQTGNSNETISNLSLSAGTYYIRIYPSGSAETFYNLGITVEPQAQQLEINLGLGSSDPDNLTTWNNALYFTANDGTTGIQLWRTNGTTNTRITNANGFNPDDLIVFNNKLYFTATNSTFGTELWEYNGASVTRISDINLNTGSSNPSNLTVVSNKLFFTAVDSSNIRKLWVYNSTSVSLVDINPSFSNSQSPTFVAFNSKLFFTAKNNSELWSTDGTISGTQIISVGGTTQSYPAHFRVVDSTLYFTASNGTSGFEVWKYQSGTTASLLKDITPGNNGFAPTYLTAVGNTLYFVTDSDNDFNLELWKSDGTSSGTVNIRTNGQAPNVGFGSFSLTAVGNILYFVGNDPVTGLELWRTDGTDANTVVVKDIWAGTDGNNQPNNSIPTSLVNFNGTLAFAASNGSNREMWFSDGTTANTRKVSNINATGNANPGRLTVVGTQLFFTANNGTNGTELYVL, from the coding sequence ATGCCAACTTATTCAGGATTCACCGATCCAGGAAGTACAACAGCCACAGCTTTAAATACTGCAACTTATATCGGTGGTTCTCTAACCAGTACAAGCAACACCTTTCAAGACTCTCTCAGCAACCTTGATACAAACGATTACTATAAATTTACTCTAAGTAGTTCTAGTATAGTTACCTTGAGTCTAGATGGATTAGCAGCAAATAGTAATGCCAATTTAATCTTGACAGATAGTAATGGTTCAACCATTACTGCTCCTGGCTTGTCTGGTAATGCATCAGAAAATATACGTTTTACCCTTAATAACCAAGCTCCCAACACTTACTATGCCCGGATTTATTTAGTAACTGGGGCAGTTAGTACAACTTATAATCTTACTCTCTCAGCCGAAGCCATTCAAGATAGTGGCATCTCTGACAATACAATTGCACTGGCAAACACTAACAGAGATATTAGTGGATTTGTCAATGGCGGCAGCTACAGTGGAACTGATTTTGTCGCAAGTAGCGGCTTTGTTACAGATATTAGCGACTACTACAAATTCACCTTAAATAATAATGGCACTATTAATATTAACCTCAATCCTTCAAGTGGCAATGCTGACATACAGTTGTTGAATAGCTCTGGACAATCTTTTCAACCTGCCGCCACTAGTACTCAAACAGGTATAAACCAAGATTCTATAAATCGTTCTTTAGCCGCAGGTAGTTACTATATCCAAGTCTATGGAGCCGCAGACTCTACTAACTATAATTTGCAGGTTAATTTTACCGCAGATGCCCCAGATCAAGGAGGAAACACTGTAGCAAATGCCAGTGTTGTCAGTCTTCCTGCCACTATCTCAGATTTAGTCAACACTATTGATACTCAAGACTATTACAAGTTCACTCTCAACTCAACCGCCTTAGTTGATATCCGATTCACATCACTCTCAGCAGATGCTAATTTAACACTGCAAGACCAAAATGGTAATGGCATTGTTCCAACCACAAACCAATCAGGAACAACCCTAGATGCAATTCGCCGCAGCTTAAATCCTGGTACTTACAACATCTTAGTAAGTCGTGGTGCTGGTACAACAACAGCTAACTATACTCTAAGTGCGGTTGCACAAACCATAGGCCCAGACCAAGCTGGTAACAATCAAGGGGCAGCCCAAAATTTAGGTACTTTAAACGGTTCTATTTCCCGCAGTGAGTTCGTGGGCACTATAGATTTTGATGATTACTATAAGTTCAATCTTAACACCAGCAGTTCTTTTAATCTCAGTCTTTCTGGCTTGAGTGACAATGCAGATGTACGGCTATTCAACAGCGTTAATACACAAATAGCGATATCTAATCAAACCGGAAATAGCAACGAAACTATCAGCAATCTTTCCCTGAGTGCTGGTACATACTACATTCGGATCTATCCTTCTGGTTCAGCCGAAACTTTCTACAACTTGGGCATAACGGTAGAACCACAAGCCCAACAACTGGAAATAAATCTTGGTCTTGGTAGTTCTGACCCTGATAACTTGACCACTTGGAATAACGCTTTGTACTTTACTGCCAATGATGGTACTACAGGTATTCAACTATGGAGGACTAATGGAACTACAAATACCCGCATTACTAATGCTAATGGTTTTAATCCTGATGATCTGATTGTTTTCAATAACAAGTTATACTTTACAGCTACTAACAGCACTTTTGGTACAGAACTTTGGGAGTACAATGGCGCGTCTGTAACTAGAATTAGTGATATTAATCTGAATACTGGCAGTTCTAATCCAAGTAATCTCACTGTCGTTAGTAACAAACTTTTCTTTACAGCAGTTGATAGCAGCAATATCAGAAAACTGTGGGTTTATAACAGCACAAGTGTCAGTTTAGTAGATATTAACCCTAGTTTCAGTAATTCTCAATCACCCACTTTCGTTGCTTTTAACAGTAAGCTCTTTTTCACAGCTAAAAACAACAGTGAGCTTTGGTCAACTGATGGCACTATAAGCGGTACGCAAATTATTAGTGTCGGAGGAACTACTCAATCATATCCTGCACACTTTAGAGTAGTTGATAGTACACTCTACTTCACTGCCAGCAATGGTACAAGCGGTTTTGAGGTCTGGAAATACCAAAGTGGTACAACAGCTAGCTTGCTGAAAGATATTACACCTGGGAACAATGGGTTCGCGCCGACATATTTGACAGCCGTTGGTAACACTTTGTATTTTGTGACAGATAGCGATAATGACTTTAACTTGGAACTGTGGAAGAGTGATGGAACATCTAGCGGAACCGTCAACATCAGAACTAATGGACAAGCACCTAATGTTGGTTTTGGGTCTTTCTCTCTAACTGCTGTTGGTAATATTCTCTACTTTGTTGGCAACGACCCAGTAACTGGTCTAGAATTGTGGCGAACTGATGGCACAGATGCCAACACAGTAGTTGTCAAAGATATTTGGGCTGGCACAGATGGAAATAACCAGCCTAATAACAGTATTCCCACTAGTCTCGTTAATTTCAATGGCACCCTGGCTTTTGCTGCTTCTAATGGCAGTAACAGGGAGATGTGGTTCAGTGACGGCACAACTGCCAATACTCGTAAGGTTAGCAACATTAACGCTACAGGAAATGCTAACCCCGGCAGGCTGACTGTCGTTGGTACACAGCTGTTCTTCACCGCCAACAACGGGACTAACGGTACAGAATTGTACGTGCTTTAA
- a CDS encoding HAMP domain-containing sensor histidine kinase — protein MFQATRRRLALWYTAVTAVLLLLFASGVYLYVRSTLIERIDDTLNHVVEIVERCLTTSPCASKLIFEPIDADADKFRINNLEASFPENADTVEDDHIDLEWFSPTGELLWSTLSEPLNIPIHANRTGETVRVVKGEKEKGKDDKLFTPNSPLFTPHSPLLLRQVTQRVEVGRQVLGYLRVSHPWFEVTKPSRELIFDLALGIGLMVLSVGASGWFLSGKAMEPVGESYQRLKQFTADASHELRSPITLIQTNVQVALADLDLAETETTNSLQYRQQLKVVERLTQRLGKLVNDLLFLARQDSGISKDIFSPCPLDALLMEVVEEQQLLVPEKKIALSLDLVDPPASETNPELLENWFTFVGNWDQLVRLFTNLIANALHYTPTGGRVNVELARIEGINRVSGLRYTSAQLQVKVSDTGVGIPAEALPRLFDRFYRVDPARTHTTGNTATASATGSGLGLAIAQAIVEHHQGHIQVESTQGIGTTFTVTLPITLES, from the coding sequence ATGTTTCAAGCTACTCGTCGCCGTCTCGCTCTTTGGTATACTGCCGTCACTGCTGTATTACTACTACTGTTTGCCAGTGGCGTTTATTTATACGTCCGCAGTACACTGATTGAGCGCATTGACGATACCCTTAACCATGTAGTGGAAATAGTGGAGCGTTGTCTCACAACAAGCCCCTGTGCATCTAAGCTCATATTTGAGCCAATTGATGCTGATGCAGATAAATTTCGCATTAATAATCTAGAAGCCAGTTTTCCTGAGAATGCCGACACCGTAGAAGATGACCACATCGACCTTGAATGGTTTAGTCCAACTGGTGAATTACTTTGGTCAACGCTATCCGAACCCCTAAATATTCCTATTCATGCCAACCGCACTGGTGAAACTGTGCGCGTAGTTAAGGGGGAGAAAGAAAAAGGCAAAGATGATAAACTCTTCACTCCTAACTCCCCACTCTTTACTCCCCACTCCCCATTGTTATTACGGCAAGTTACTCAACGGGTGGAAGTAGGGCGGCAAGTATTAGGATATCTGCGTGTTAGTCATCCCTGGTTTGAAGTCACTAAACCCAGCCGTGAGTTAATTTTTGATTTGGCGCTAGGTATTGGGTTAATGGTGCTTTCTGTCGGCGCAAGTGGCTGGTTTCTTTCGGGTAAAGCGATGGAACCTGTAGGTGAATCTTATCAACGCCTCAAACAATTCACTGCTGATGCTTCCCACGAACTTAGAAGTCCGATTACTTTAATTCAAACAAATGTGCAAGTTGCCCTTGCTGACTTGGATTTAGCAGAGACAGAAACGACTAATTCTTTGCAGTATCGGCAACAGTTAAAGGTGGTGGAACGCTTAACCCAGCGTTTGGGTAAATTAGTCAATGACTTACTTTTCTTAGCACGACAGGATAGTGGGATTAGCAAAGATATTTTTTCACCTTGTCCGCTAGATGCCTTGCTGATGGAAGTGGTTGAAGAACAACAATTGTTAGTCCCTGAAAAAAAAATCGCTCTTTCTCTAGACTTAGTTGATCCTCCTGCTTCTGAAACTAACCCTGAATTATTGGAAAATTGGTTTACCTTTGTGGGTAATTGGGATCAACTGGTGCGCCTGTTCACAAATTTAATTGCTAATGCCTTGCATTACACTCCAACTGGCGGACGGGTGAATGTTGAATTAGCGCGGATAGAAGGAATAAATCGAGTTTCTGGACTACGTTATACCAGTGCCCAGTTGCAAGTTAAGGTGAGTGATACCGGAGTTGGAATCCCAGCAGAGGCACTACCACGCTTGTTTGACCGCTTTTATCGGGTAGATCCAGCACGAACTCATACAACAGGGAATACAGCTACAGCTAGCGCTACTGGTTCAGGATTGGGATTAGCGATCGCTCAAGCTATTGTCGAACATCATCAGGGTCATATTCAAGTTGAAAGCACTCAAGGCATTGGCACAACGTTTACTGTGACTTTACCGATAACTCTTGAGTCTTAA
- a CDS encoding tetratricopeptide repeat protein: MKQRLVFPRQLVCVGVIYRPHVLLHSFLLLTFLLSPIAAGAADITQQLHRPLNSSVGRQSRDEADSFLRIGQQQYASGYADKTIASCLQALELYHSIGDLKAQGLTYNLLAKAYIQIDSAKEAEDALRRGLAIARDTKDFQAQIFVLNNIGTFFLQQGEVSAAGKTVEDALAIAHGVKNIEGEGLSLSNLGLVTARLGDYNKAIKLYENALIFRRQTGDAIGEANTLNNLGDAYRASGNYQDTIATYGEAMRTAKTNRDRTNELRAIDGLVKAHTAIGRYERAFDLLEQRLALAKELQNLREELKSFESYAQLYKQQGNYLTARNFYERAIILARTLEDSKQEVQLLDQLTKMLQRK; this comes from the coding sequence ATGAAACAACGGCTTGTATTTCCAAGGCAATTAGTTTGTGTAGGTGTGATTTATCGTCCCCATGTGCTTTTACACAGCTTTTTACTGCTTACTTTTTTGCTGAGTCCTATAGCTGCTGGTGCGGCTGATATTACGCAACAACTCCATCGTCCTTTAAATAGTTCTGTTGGGCGACAATCAAGAGATGAAGCAGATAGCTTTCTACGTATCGGTCAACAACAATACGCTTCAGGATATGCCGATAAAACAATTGCATCTTGCTTGCAGGCACTAGAACTATATCACTCAATTGGCGACCTAAAAGCACAAGGTCTGACTTACAATTTGCTTGCAAAGGCTTATATCCAGATTGATAGTGCAAAAGAGGCGGAAGATGCTTTACGACGAGGATTAGCGATCGCTCGTGATACGAAAGACTTCCAAGCTCAGATTTTTGTGCTAAATAATATCGGTACATTTTTCCTGCAACAAGGAGAAGTTTCTGCTGCTGGTAAAACAGTTGAAGATGCACTCGCAATTGCTCACGGTGTCAAAAACATTGAAGGGGAAGGACTGTCTTTGAGCAATTTGGGTTTGGTAACTGCTAGGTTGGGAGATTACAACAAGGCGATTAAATTGTATGAAAATGCCTTAATTTTCCGCCGTCAGACTGGCGATGCCATTGGTGAAGCAAATACCCTGAATAATTTAGGTGATGCCTACCGAGCATCGGGAAATTATCAAGATACCATTGCTACCTATGGTGAAGCGATGCGGACAGCTAAAACTAACCGCGATCGCACCAATGAATTACGGGCAATTGACGGTTTAGTGAAAGCTCACACTGCTATTGGACGCTACGAGAGAGCTTTTGATTTACTAGAGCAACGTTTAGCACTCGCTAAAGAATTGCAAAATTTGCGAGAAGAATTAAAATCTTTTGAGTCTTACGCTCAGTTATACAAACAACAAGGTAATTATCTAACTGCCCGTAATTTTTACGAAAGGGCGATTATACTGGCGCGGACATTGGAAGACAGTAAGCAAGAAGTGCAATTGCTAGATCAGCTAACTAAAATGCTTCAGCGAAAATAG
- a CDS encoding sigma-70 family RNA polymerase sigma factor, with amino-acid sequence MQIPHFPEANHPLVKSLFHHSDHELLTLFQRHPDAGKYFTVIFCRYSPIVYTLIRHSARSPVQADYLFALTWRHIYYELGGLNLTSPESGEPALTMQNWLINMTAFCINEIKLPPTEAIHYSLQATSPPLWCYVQQALDQLPPVLRLIVLMAQTFHWSETRIAAYLQAEGEAIAPNEVANFLQEGYRMLEDKLPTDIRAIYFGEDLAQS; translated from the coding sequence GTGCAAATTCCTCATTTTCCTGAAGCTAATCATCCTCTGGTAAAGTCGCTATTTCATCACAGTGACCATGAACTACTGACTTTGTTTCAGCGCCATCCAGATGCTGGAAAGTATTTTACGGTGATTTTTTGCCGTTATAGCCCCATAGTGTATACCTTAATTCGGCATTCGGCGCGATCGCCTGTGCAAGCAGATTATCTGTTTGCTCTCACCTGGCGACATATCTATTACGAACTCGGTGGACTAAATTTAACCAGCCCTGAATCAGGTGAGCCAGCCTTAACCATGCAAAATTGGTTAATTAATATGACAGCTTTCTGTATTAACGAAATTAAGCTACCACCGACAGAAGCAATTCATTATTCTCTGCAAGCAACTTCGCCACCGTTATGGTGCTATGTACAACAGGCATTAGACCAACTACCCCCTGTTTTACGATTAATCGTGTTAATGGCTCAAACTTTCCACTGGAGCGAAACAAGAATCGCTGCCTATCTGCAAGCCGAAGGAGAAGCGATCGCTCCCAACGAAGTAGCCAATTTTCTTCAGGAAGGCTATCGTATGCTAGAGGACAAATTACCCACAGATATCCGCGCCATATACTTTGGGGAGGATTTAGCTCAATCCTAA
- a CDS encoding glyoxalase-like domain protein: protein MVIAVSAMSFLLSPLTLGSFLPSLPLDSLFSTQGIMVMLLAAYAGAMWMFLTSAPKVHTVMVSDLEIARQLYEGLLDLPAAEVPLHYYYNYEQTIGATGIDPLYMSTGPSLSSKMMNNATEGLWYQLKKNTQLHVITGASLGSKNQQRHVCFDHDCLEMILMRVETRGLKFKIRNQKPLNFLVKDYEGRVIEVAEVAN, encoded by the coding sequence ATGGTTATAGCAGTTAGTGCGATGTCGTTCCTCCTCAGTCCCCTTACTTTAGGCTCCTTTCTCCCTTCCTTGCCCTTGGATAGCCTGTTTTCTACCCAAGGCATTATGGTAATGCTGCTAGCAGCTTACGCTGGCGCGATGTGGATGTTCCTCACCAGCGCCCCAAAAGTACACACTGTCATGGTGTCAGATTTGGAGATAGCCCGACAGTTGTATGAAGGGCTGCTAGATTTGCCCGCAGCTGAGGTGCCCTTGCACTATTACTACAACTACGAACAAACTATAGGCGCAACTGGGATTGATCCGCTATACATGTCTACAGGGCCAAGTTTGTCAAGCAAAATGATGAATAATGCTACCGAAGGGCTGTGGTATCAATTGAAGAAAAACACCCAGCTACACGTTATTACTGGTGCGAGTTTAGGTAGCAAAAATCAGCAACGCCACGTTTGCTTTGACCACGACTGCTTGGAAATGATTTTAATGCGAGTCGAAACGCGCGGTTTGAAATTCAAGATTCGTAACCAGAAGCCCCTGAACTTTTTGGTCAAAGACTATGAAGGGCGCGTGATTGAGGTGGCTGAGGTAGCGAATTAG